Genomic segment of Streptomyces alboniger:
GCCGTAGGAGCGCGCCACGTCGATGTAGCGGACGCCGGAGGCGTACGCGGCGTCGAGCAGGTCGAACGTGCGCTCGCGCAGCGCTTCGACACTGCGGGACGGCGGCAGGTCCGCCTCGCGGCCCAGGGTGATGTAGCCGGGCCTGCCGACGGCGGCGAGACCGAGCCCCAGGTGCGCGGTCGGGGTGGTGGCTGCGGCAAGACGGGCGAAGGGCATCGCGGGCTCCTCGTCGTAGGGGATCTCCCCGCCAACGTAACCCGCGACGCCCCGTCGTCACCTGCGCGCGTCCGCCCACTCCTGCTGCACCGTCAGGTCCGCCTTGACCTCGGCGAGCTGGACGGCGACGGCCGAGGGGGCGGTGCCGCCGCGGCCGCTGCGCGAGGCCAGGGCGCCCGGCACGTTCAGGACCGTGCGGACCTCGGGGGTGAGGTGCTCGGAGATCTTGGCGAACTGCTCGTCGGTGAGGCCGTCCAGCTCCTTGCCCTCGGCCTCGGCGACCTTCACGCACTCCCCCGCGACCTCGTGCGCGACACGGAACGGCACGCCCTGCTTGACCAGCCACTCGGCGATGTCGGTGGCGAGTGAGAAGCCGGCCGGGGCCAGCTCCTCCATGCGCTCGCGGTTGACGGTGAGCGTCGCCATCATGCCGGTGAAGGCGGGCAGCAGGACCTCCATCTGGTCGCAGGAGTCGAAGACCGGCTCCTTGTCCTCCTGGAGGTCGCGGTTGTAGGCGAGCGGCAGCGCCTTGAGGGTGGCCAGCAGGCCCGTCAGATTGCCGATCAGGCGGCCCGACTTGCCGCGCGCCAGCTCGGCGATGTCCGGGTTCTTCTTCTGCGGCATGATCGACGAGCCGGTCGAGAAGGCGTCGTGGAGGGTGACGAAGGAGAACTCCTTCGTGTTCCAGATGATGACCTCCTCGGCGATCCGGGAGAGGTTCACACCGATCATCGCGGTGATGAAGGCGAACTCCGCGACGAAGTCCCGGGAGGCCGTGCCGTCGATGGAGTTGCCCACGCTGCCGCGCTCGAAGCCGAGGTCCTTCGCGACCGCCTCCGGGTCGAGGCCGAGCGACGAACCGGCCAGCGCGCCCGAGCCGTACGGCGAGACGGCCGTCCGCTCGTCCCACTGCCGCAGCCGCTCCGCGTCCCGGGACAGGGACTGGACGTGCGCGAGGACGTGGTGGGCGAAGAGGACCGGCTGGGCGTGCTGAAGGTGCGTACGCCCCGGCATGGCGACGTCCGGGTGCGCCTCGGCGAGGCCGACGAGCGCGCCCTGGAGTTCGGCGATGAGGCCGCCGATGATCCGCGCGTGATCGCGCAGGTACATCCGGAAGAGCGTCGCCACCTGGTCGTTGCGCGAACGGCCGGCCCGCAGCTTGCCGCCGAGGTCGGGCCCGAGCCGCTCCAGGAGGCCACGCTCCAGGGCGGTGTGGACGTCCTCGTCGGCGATCGTGCCGACGAACGAGCCGTCCGCGACGTCGGCTTCGAGCTGGTCGAGCCCGGCCAGCATGCGGGTCAGCTCGTCCTCGGTGAGCAGCCCCGCCGTGTGGAGCACGCGCGCGTGGGCGCGGGAACCGGCGATGTCGTACGGCGCGAGACGCCAGTCGAAGTGGACCGACGCGGACAACTTGGCCAGGGCCTCGGCGGGCCCGTCGGCGAACCGTCCGCCCCAGAGCCGGACGTCACCGCCGTTGTTGCTGCTCACTTCACGTGCTCCTCAGGACTGTCGCTCGCCGGGTTCGCTGCTGCGCGCCATGCGCTGTGCATGAGTATGCAGAGTTATGCATGGTTCGTCAATCGGCTCCACCGGGTGTAGCGAGGGATTGCATCGCACGGAGCATCGACGGCCTTCCCGGGCTGCCGCTTCCGCTGCCGCCCACTAGCGTCCGAGCCATGCGCCCACGAGCCGCCGCCCTGGTCTGTGCCGTCCTGTTCGCCGCCACCGGCACGCTCGGGGCGGCGCCCGTGCCGGGCCTTCCGCTTCCGGAACGGATGGCCGACACGGGCGGCGGCGGCCAGCTCATCACCGCCGAGGCACCGGACACCGGCTCCACCACCGGCGCGCTCACCTGGTGGGACCGGCGCGGCGGCCGCTGGGTGGAGGCCGGGTCCGCCTCCGCCCGGTTCGGCGCGAAGGGGCTGGTGGAGGGCGGCTCGCGCCGGCAGGGGACGAGGACGACACCCACGGGCCTGTACGGGCTTCCGTACGCGTTCGGGATCGCCCCGAGACCCAGCGGCGCCGACTACCCGTACCGGCGCGTGACGAAGGAGTCCTGGTGGTGCCAGGACAACGCGTCACGTTCCTACAACCGCTGGTCCGAGCCGCTCACCGCCGACTGCCGGGCCGCCGAGTCCGAGCACCTCATCACCTACGACCCGCAGTACCGGCACGCCCTCGTCATCGACTACAACTACAGCCGTCCCGTGCGCGGGCGGGGTGCGGGGATCTTCCTGCACGTCCACGGGAGCGGCGCGACGGCGGGCTGCGTCTCCGTGCCCGCGAGGGCGATGCGCCAGATCCTGCGGTGGGCGAAGCCGGGCCTGCGGCCGCACATCGCGATCGGCACGGCGTCGGGCCCCACGGCCCTGACCCGCTACTGAGCCACCCCCGCCGCCCGGGACGGTCCGTGTAGTGACCACATACCGAGACGGGGTTGCACGCGCGCGTGGGCGGGGCGTTGCATCGCGCCGTGCACCCCGAACAGACGATCTCCGCACCCACCGGCGGCAGGAGCGGCGGCGACAAGGCCGCCCGACGCGCTGTCACCGTCTTCCCCGTCCTGGTCCTGGCCGCGGGCGCTCTCGGCCTCGCCGCACCCGGCGTCTTCGAGGGCTGGGGCACCGGCGTGCCGTACCTGCTGGGCGTGGTGATGTTCTGCATGGGGCTGACGATGACCCCGCTGGACTTCCAGGGCGTGGTCAAGCGGCCCTGGGCGGTCGCGCTGGGCCTGGTCGCCCATTACGTGATCATGCCGGGGCTCGGCTGGCTGATCGCCCACGCGCTGAACCTCTCGCCCCAACTGGCGGCCGGTGTGATCCTGGTGGGCTGCGCGCCGAGCGGCACCGCGTCGAACGTGGTGACGTATCTGGCGCGCGCCGATGTGGCGCTGTCCGTGTCCGTGGCCACCGTCTCGACGGTCCTCGCGCCGCTGGTCACACCACCGCTGACGCTGCTGCTGGCGGGCGAGTACCTGCCGGTGGACGCGGGCTCGATGGTCACCGACATCCTCAAGACCGTGCTGCTGCCGGTCCTCGCGGGCCTTGTGGTGCGGCTGCTCTTCGGGCGGTACGTCGACCGGGTGCTCGGGGCGCTGCCGTGGCTGTCAGCGCTGACCATCGCCGCCATCGTGGCGATCGTCGTGGCGGGCAGCGCCGCGGCCATCAAGTCGGCCGCGGCGCTGGTGTTCCTCGCGGTGTTCCTGCACAACGGCCTGGGCCTCGCGCTCGGCTACGGCGCCGGCAAACTGGCCCGCCTCGGGCAACCGGCCTCACGGGCGATGGCCTTCGAGGTCGGCATGCAGAACTCGGGCCTGGCGGCCTCCCT
This window contains:
- the argH gene encoding argininosuccinate lyase; protein product: MSSNNGGDVRLWGGRFADGPAEALAKLSASVHFDWRLAPYDIAGSRAHARVLHTAGLLTEDELTRMLAGLDQLEADVADGSFVGTIADEDVHTALERGLLERLGPDLGGKLRAGRSRNDQVATLFRMYLRDHARIIGGLIAELQGALVGLAEAHPDVAMPGRTHLQHAQPVLFAHHVLAHVQSLSRDAERLRQWDERTAVSPYGSGALAGSSLGLDPEAVAKDLGFERGSVGNSIDGTASRDFVAEFAFITAMIGVNLSRIAEEVIIWNTKEFSFVTLHDAFSTGSSIMPQKKNPDIAELARGKSGRLIGNLTGLLATLKALPLAYNRDLQEDKEPVFDSCDQMEVLLPAFTGMMATLTVNRERMEELAPAGFSLATDIAEWLVKQGVPFRVAHEVAGECVKVAEAEGKELDGLTDEQFAKISEHLTPEVRTVLNVPGALASRSGRGGTAPSAVAVQLAEVKADLTVQQEWADARR
- a CDS encoding bile acid:sodium symporter family protein, translating into MHPEQTISAPTGGRSGGDKAARRAVTVFPVLVLAAGALGLAAPGVFEGWGTGVPYLLGVVMFCMGLTMTPLDFQGVVKRPWAVALGLVAHYVIMPGLGWLIAHALNLSPQLAAGVILVGCAPSGTASNVVTYLARADVALSVSVATVSTVLAPLVTPPLTLLLAGEYLPVDAGSMVTDILKTVLLPVLAGLVVRLLFGRYVDRVLGALPWLSALTIAAIVAIVVAGSAAAIKSAAALVFLAVFLHNGLGLALGYGAGKLARLGQPASRAMAFEVGMQNSGLAASLATAHFSPLAALPSAVFSVWHNVSGALVAAWMARTRKSPDGQRPSSASGA
- a CDS encoding L,D-transpeptidase family protein; this translates as MRPRAAALVCAVLFAATGTLGAAPVPGLPLPERMADTGGGGQLITAEAPDTGSTTGALTWWDRRGGRWVEAGSASARFGAKGLVEGGSRRQGTRTTPTGLYGLPYAFGIAPRPSGADYPYRRVTKESWWCQDNASRSYNRWSEPLTADCRAAESEHLITYDPQYRHALVIDYNYSRPVRGRGAGIFLHVHGSGATAGCVSVPARAMRQILRWAKPGLRPHIAIGTASGPTALTRY